Below is a genomic region from Mesorhizobium sp..
AGCGAGGTGAGAGGCAAGTTCTCAGAATCCCCCTCCCCCTTGTGGGGAGGGGTAAGGGGTGGGGGTCGCTCCACTCAGCGGAGCGAGACCATCGCATGACCACGCTGGACGCCATCACGCTCTCGGTCATCCAGGCAGGCCTGCAGCAGGTCTGCGACGAGATGGACCTGACCTTCTCGCGCGCCGCGTTTTCGCCCGTGATCGCAGAGGCCAACGACCGCTCCGACGGAATCTACTCGGCCGAGGACGGGTCGCTGATCGCGCAAGGCATCGGCGGGCTGCCGGTGTTCGTCGGCGTCATGCAGTATTCGACGCGGATGCTGATCGAGATGATCCGGGACGGCAAGGCGCTCAAGCCGGAGCCGGGCGACATCTACATTGTCAACGACCCCTATCTCGGCGGAACGCACCTCATGGATGTGCGCTTCGTCAAGCCGGTCTGGCGCAACGGCAAAATCTTTTGCTGGCTGTCCAACACCGGTCACTGGCCCGACATCGGCGGCGCAGTGCCGGGCGGGTTCTCTGCCTCGGCGACGGCTGTGGAGCAGGAGGGCCTGCGCCTGCCGCCGGTCAAGCTGTTCAAGAAGGGCGTGATGGATCCGGAGATCCACGCCATCATCGCCTCGAACATCCGCGTCGCCGACCAGCGCATCGGCGACATCAAGGCCCAGGCGGCCGCCCTGATGGTCGGGCAGGACCGGCTCTACGAACTGCTCGACCGCTATGGCGACAAGACCGTCACCGACGCGATCGCGGAATTGCGGCGCCGTGCCAGCGAACAGATGCGGGCGCGCATAGCCGAAATGCCGGACGGCGTCTTCCGGTCGAAGGCCTTCGTCGATTCCGACGGCGTGGTCGACGAGCCACTGACCATCGCGCTGGCGATCGAGAAGACCGGCGACACGCTGACCTTCGACTTCGACGGCTCCAGCCCGCCCTGCGCCGGCCCGATGAACAGCGTGCTGGCGACCACGCTGTCTTCGGTCTATCTGGCGATCCGCCACGTCTTCCCGGA
It encodes:
- a CDS encoding hydantoinase B/oxoprolinase family protein: MTTLDAITLSVIQAGLQQVCDEMDLTFSRAAFSPVIAEANDRSDGIYSAEDGSLIAQGIGGLPVFVGVMQYSTRMLIEMIRDGKALKPEPGDIYIVNDPYLGGTHLMDVRFVKPVWRNGKIFCWLSNTGHWPDIGGAVPGGFSASATAVEQEGLRLPPVKLFKKGVMDPEIHAIIASNIRVADQRIGDIKAQAAALMVGQDRLYELLDRYGDKTVTDAIAELRRRASEQMRARIAEMPDGVFRSKAFVDSDGVVDEPLTIALAIEKTGDTLTFDFDGSSPPCAGPMNSVLATTLSSVYLAIRHVFPDVPLSAGAFEPLIVRRPEGTFLDARYPRPVSGCAAEVSQRIAEAVFAAMVQALPDKVTAAPAGSSGNFALGGHDPARGRDFVMYLISGGGYGGSAAADGLSNGCSTIGISKSPPVEVMEQAFPVLYRHYALHEGSGGAGRHRGGFGLAYEIELLRGQARASFVMDHGRTGPLGALGGEDGGVNRVKVIRGGHEHVPPHLSKEQDIPLSAGDRVQVKTPGGGGYGDPRQRDRALVAHDVAMGYYTRHDAEARFGPFS